Below is a window of Quercus robur chromosome 6, dhQueRobu3.1, whole genome shotgun sequence DNA.
gttcctttaATCCTTCTCTTAGACAtgaaaaaacaccaaaaaaaatatctattcaTTTAAGAAAAGATTCAAGACTACGGGGTTATaaggtatttttattttgattattacTTTGTCTTTTggatttctcttcttttctaaCTGGTCACTACCTTGACTATCAGAGCCTCCTTGGCTAACCCCCTGATTAGTCATGAAGGAATTGAGTTTTCTCCTTAGTGTTTGTTAGGTTTGCAAGAATTTATGAGTTCcaattaacttaattggtaaagtctctgatggttgaataagagatttaagatTCAATTcctacctacaccaaaaaccaattagtatcttgatttgatgataaagagttataaTCAGTATTTAGTAATTATCAAAGTCCTTACATAGTTCCAACTcttgaaatttatcaaaatcACATCACTTATTTAAAAAGTCACGTGAGAAAGTACATATGGATAGTCCCTTCAAATACCATGCAGTGAGTTGAAAGAAAATTATTCCAAATCAATTTAGAGGTAAACTTTTTCCTCTTAAAAGAATGTGCTTCAtcaaaacaaacatattaatagtAAATCTGATAAACcatgtactttttattttattgataatacaAAGTTTTTATTAAGTTGTCCATAATAATTATTAAGTTCTCCCTAATAAATTAGAGTGTCAACTAAAATCACACCATTTGAATGAtagattcataattttttttttaatagtaactatattcataatttgtttttataagtTTCGACTTATTGTGTCCGTTTATGTGATtctactctttattatcaaatcaagacaATAATCGAATTTTAGTGAAAGCATTTTGCACTTAACCAGTTAAACTAATTGGACCCTATGACTATATTCATAATTGATTCTTCACTTTTATGGAATCATTATAAAAGAGCCAAAAACATGAGGTCCGTTTGTGACTATTATTGCATGATGATGGCAAAAGCTTAGttcataaaatgatttacaaggaattgagagaaaataggtCAAGATTGGCAGGGCAGAGGCACAAGATTGATTGTAAAAATGATTTGAGCTTCAATTATTTTGGAGTACGGTGTCCATATcgttttgttgtaatttttcatttttatacgTTTTTGAGATATGCACCAAAGAatgtaaaagctgaaaaacaTTGAGAATATTCTACATTAGAACAAATGGAACAAAAGTTTCATGATTTAAATTTAAAGGGTAGAATGAGGTCAAATGTACAATCACAAACCTGGTTATATGTTTctcaaccccaaaaaaaaacctggttatatcaattaaaatctttttttcccccctcatATGGAAACAGTACAACTATCACCAATACTAACAGTAAGTTAATTACATAAATAATGATGCTGGTATTATACACCGGATTTTTTTCCCAGCTCTACAGAGGAaggtaaaagggaaaagaataCACGAGTTctcaaagaatatatatatatttccagaAGCCATTTTACAGAGACCAAACCACTCGTCTGGAGCCTTTGCCCCAAAAACTCACTCTAAAATAACCAAATGCAGGAATCAGTAAAACAAAAGCCATTCACCAAAGAACAAAGCGGATCTTTTATTGGATCCAATGGCCATCAGATGTTACGTGAAAAAAATTAGTGCAGCTTATTAGGATTGTCTCTGTTTCTCAGGAACTTCTACTTTGGGAGGCAAGAGGTTCATAAAGCTCCCCTGAACAGTTTGACTGGCAGCCTTGGCTGACTCGTCATCTGTAATAGATGaacaaaatttataagaaaaaagcAACtagttctaaaaattttaaaaatctgatGAATGTATTCACAATTCTCTCTGTGTCACCATCTGAGGCATACTGTGTATAACAAACAACTTATGATAAGGACAAACTATTGGCCcccacaaaattttgaaaaacaataacAGGATTAGCTTACATTTAAACAATTAATCTGAAAACTATGAATCAGCTTTATAATAAAATCAATTCAACTGATACCACTCATATCCAAAATCTAGTGCCACCTTTAGTAATTGTTTCAAAGAACAGTTTcgtggttttaacttttaaacatAGATATTTTTCATACCAAAAAAATTGTTGGCAGATTTtctaaaatccttttttttcctgggGAACAACCccaaaaatcaatgaaaatagagaacataatTTTGACATTCTTGAGATTCTGTTTTCGCCTTTCTgagaacaaagaaagaaacaaataagtGTGTGATGCAAAATGCACACTTCAAGTTTTTTGTGAGAACTGTTTCGACAGACATTATGAAACAGGCCCTAGCTCTCTCTCAAATAATTACTTGAACTCTCTGTCAAAAACTGGTCACAAAGGAGGGTATAAGATACTTGTCTAATATTACCTTATCCATAAAATTACCAAATCCAGAAGATCACCCAAGggaatatttataaaatttctaacaGAAGTAGTTTAAATTTCACAAAGAATAGTACCAGCACAATCAAACTAGAGCAAGAAACAAAGGGTATCAGAACTTTGTATAAAACTGCCTAATCTGGAAGTTAACATTAGATGGAACCAGAAAATGGAGTTTACTACTCATAGTCCCAtaaattatacttaaaaagaaaaatccatgaATCTTTATCAGTATAATAACAGAGACCAATGAACATTGGGATATCATACAATATGGGTGATGCAGTCATGGAAGATCGATTTGCTATTACTTTGCAAATATTTTATGGGGTCCATGTGTGAAGTCCAATTAAAGTAAAGGCTGTGTGGGTTTTAAAGGTCTAGGTATGAGTCTTTTTGgttaaaacagttttttatttgggtttttatttttatcagttATGGTCAATTTTGTATCCGAGGGAATATATGTAATTTCTGCTATTCTTGCAAATCAAGGGTGTTTTGGTACTTTAGTTGAGTCTAGAATTTTCAAGGAAATTCTAAGTGTtaaagtttattttctttaagtcCAAGTTAGtattttattaggttttaaTTTACAAGTCAAACTAGAAGTACAAAAAAAGACTATATATATTAGTGTTCAATGCATTCAAAAGAGggagttgattaataaaattattgagcATTTTGAGCATTGAGGAGAGttcttttctccctctctcttccctcatttcttcttcttttcttttttgtggtaCTGTTCAAGGGTACAGTTCATACAATCCTTGAACACCATAAAAAcctctcttttccttcttccttacaagttacaaccctAAATCAAGCCCTTTCTTTTACCATTCAAAACCCTACATACTTTCTCCTACCACATAGCCATTGAGTAACTCATCAGACCACCATTCAATTCCCCTACACAACCACAAAACAACATTGTTCCACAATTCTAAACCTTAGACCTATAAGCTCTCATAACCCTATACCCACCACAAGCACACGTAGACAAATTCCCCAATTTGCCATACAACCTACATTAGTGGGAAAGGAAATGGAAATAAATAATTTGCTTAAAAATTAGGTACCTTCAGGTCCTACACTATGCATTACAAAAATCTTACTTGTCTAATCATTGTTGTTTCAAAGACAGAATAGTGGGGAAACAAATCTAAGAAATTACAGAAAGATGAGCCCAATACCCTTTCCAATGGAAGGAACATACATGGGTCTAGAACATTTAAAAGCTCTATCATACATGGGTATGTGAGACAGCATTTTGGTCCTCacacaaaaattgaaaacttaatATTGAGACAAtactaaattgaaaaaatgtttccaaaaataaaaggtaaagtgttgaaatttttttaccaaaaaggGACTTGATGGACGGCCTCTTTGTTTttgtgctcttcttctttaattcAGCTGTTGTAGGAACACATAAAAGTCATGTAAAAATCATTGCCAAATAACAAATAAGGAAGCTCAACCAAAAAGATGCATGCAAGCATCAAGAGAGGCAGGTCGATACCAATCCCAGGTAATTGATGGTCATTTACAATTTCAAAGTTCTTGTATGTGTAACCAACAAAGTTGATATCCTTAGATGACAGCATCTGCAGCAGTGGACAAAACAGCAACAAGAGAATTAGCATTCAACCCCACCCTTTTCAGTATGTGATGCTAACAAATATTCTATGAATTAAAGGCACCTCAAGAAGGTATCAACTGaccaaataaaaatgaaaatgctcataaaatttgatgataaattgaACGCTAAACAATTTCGGTTCAGAGACCacagaaaatgaaaaggaaacCACTAATGATTTGTGCTCTTCCTAAATAAAGGATATGTATTTTTATGAACATGCAGAGCAGAACCATGTCAAAGACTCTAAATTAATAGATGGAAGATTTATCATTCCATCGGTACCCTATTACTCCAAATGACCTCACCGTTGCGCAATCAAATGCATCCTAAAAGTACAGGGTGTTACACCCAGAAAGGAAATTCAACTATACAACtataaataacataaataaatgtcaAATGTGAATTTAAGGAAGCAAACAAAACACTGATACTATTACAAATAGAGTAACATCAGCTACCAGACAGCAattatatttaaagaaaaatgcacACTACCAACATTGGAGTGAACATAGATGAATATGCAATTAAACTACCAAATGAACCTTATTGCCAAAACAGTGATCTGTAAATTCAGATACTTGCCAAGTTGAGGATACACCAGACTGTGGCTTAGTGATGAAAGTGCTCAAGCAGTAAAAGCATATATGTGGGACACTAATACTAGTGAAAGCTACTACTAGTCTACTTCAGCAACTTTATGTTCATGATCCATCAACTCAAATTATATATACCAACCTTTCTCCATGGACCTGCTTTTGAAGAAGTTTGGATTTGGTTGTCAGCCTATACCATCATCAATGAATCAAGGGAAAGAACATAAAGGTTAGCAACAACATGCCTCAAAAACAGGCAAATCTGTGTTATTTCATACGtttaagaattatatatataagaaaacttacctcttcaaatttctcaaagTTTTGAGTATCCAATTCATCATTGACCTCAGGAATAAATGCCGCTTTCATTTGATACAATTTGTCCCATTCAATGCCTTTGAACCATGGATGGGCCTGAAAATAACCAAGCCAACAAGTCAATTTGTTAATTagtaattcaaattttaaaagcGAATGAAAGAATTTAGAACAGAACACACCACACAACACCTTTATTTCATCTGCGCCTTTTGTTCCAAGCCTCTGGTCAACATTACATAACAGTCTACTTATCAGATCCTTTGCTTCTGGAGACAGTTTTGCTTCTTCTGGAAATTTCAAATGAGTTCTCCAATTAACTATCTGCAAAATCAATAAAGAGGGGCAATGTTCCATCATAATGACAAAGAGACGTAGGGCCAACAAAATATGTGCTAATTATATTCTGTAGTAGTTAGAGTTTATCAAAGCTATAAGGTACAAAAGGCAAAAAGGAAAATGCATCAGAGTTGCCATGAGTAAGCAATTTTAGCTTCTaccaagaagaaaaaattttaggtgtaaaagagaaaatttaaacCACCTCACTATATTTTGTATGATGGCAGGAACGACAAATACCCAATGGATGGAGTTTATGGCATGGTGGCAACAGGTTGTATTAATTGACCTCTTAAAGGCACAATTTGGAAACAGAGAGCACATAGTAAAGGTGTTAAACTAGGGACAGGTTCATCTTGAGATCCACACCATCcacacattttcaaaacaaaatgctaAGCACCAATATGTTGATTTGTAAGGATGCATGCAGCAAACAATTTAATTTCCAGACCTTTCAAAACAGACTCAAAAAATAACCAAGGGGTAAAACAATCCCTCCCGACTAACTTTTCTTCATAATAGTGCCTCCATACAGATCGCCACATCATTTCCAAAACTGGATTAAGGCCTCATTGGATTACATGATTACCGTGTTTACACCAGAGCTGCAGAATATATGACAAGGCCAGCAGATGGTAAAGAAGTTCCAATCATGCTAGACAACCCTCATTCGTTTAATGCAAAAAAGAGCATgcgcacaattttttttttttggtgataattCAATCTAAATATATTTTACTACTACAAATGTGGAGAGTTGGATCGACATTTCATAACACTATTCCAAGCCTAACCCTATTTTTAATGGTAAGTTACTGATGACCGTAATATAAACATGCTTTTCTTAACATATGTTTTAAGAAATCATATGAATAGAAGTAAAGAAATAGTATTCCTGAAGTTACCTTCCTACAAGTTGACATAGGTTCATCTGAATAAAAAGGTGGATATCCCACGAGCATTTCATACATGATAGCACCAAGAGACCACCTGAATAAGTATTAACAGGATGTCACCAGCATGTATTCTAAAACAGAAAGGTTAAAAGAGATAAACAATATTCAATACCAACCAATCACATTCCATCCCATATCCTTTCTTCAGCAAAACTTCTGGGGCAATATAATCAGGTGTTCCAACAGTAGAATAAGCCTGCAACATTAAATAATTGAAAACTACATTTTAACAACATAACTAGGTAGTCACcctaaatattctaaaaaaacacATGCTAAAACAAAATTCATTGGGAAAAAGATGAATTTGGAGCCTTTCTAGATAAGACTTAAAACTTTGCCATAGCACAAACATGAAAATGAAACCCTCAAAGTAATGAAGAAAAAGCATCGTGAAGACTATGCAATTTTGTCTCTGTCGATAGAGGCAATAATATAATGATAACAGTCATTCATTCATGTGAGGTTACGGAGCTTACGAGCATTCGCCTGTTCCTCTGCCAATGCTGAAGTTGCTCCTGTTGTGTGCGTTTTGGTGCCACAGGACGTCCATCACTCTGAAGAGCCCCACTAAGGTTGTTTCCAAGAGAAAAATCCTTTTCTTGGAGATTACTGCAGTCTAGTGGTTTACATAATCCAAAATCTGATAATTTCATGTGACCATGTCTATCGAGTAGCAAGTTATCTGGCTTGATATCTCTGTAATGTATAAATATGGAATGAGTTTACTAAAACTAGAAGAACATAGCAGAAATAACATATGTAAAGCCTCTGTCACAAAACTTAGACACATTAAAATACCTATGAATATAATTATGTTTATGGATGGACTCAATAGCTAGGACCGTTTCCCCGACATAAAACCTGGCTTCATCCTCTGTCAGTGTATCTTTGCGCATCAATAAAGTCATCATATCTCCACCAGGTAGATATTCCATAATGAGATATAAATACTCCTCATCTTGGAAGGAACAGTAGAGCTTAACGATGCAATTGCTATCAACCTCTGCAAGTAGATTCCTCTCAGCTTTCACATGTTCAAcctaaacaaatttaaatgcaaATTAGCAACTTGCACTATGAATGATAGTCTCAATATAATTTCTGTTAGGCTTGGTAAAATGTATACCTGGCCCCTGCGAAGCATCTCTGATTTCTTAAGCTTCTTCATAGCGTATACATGACTAGTTGCCTTTTCCCTGCAGATTCTAACCTGCAACAGAAGAAAAATTATTCACATAAGATAAAAGGAATCAATACATCAATTGTGTTATTAGGACATCACAaagaatcaaacacaaaccTCACAAAAAAGGTTAATTATATGGCCAGAAATAGTCAGAGCATCAGTAAGTAGCAATTCCAAGAAAATCAAGTACATTGTATCTAACAGCAGATCCTTTTTAAAAATTGcttaaaaaggaagaaattttGCTTGCCTTGTTGTGACCAgaacaaattttacaaatatgaaataaaactGATACAGGCATACTGTATTAAGAATTTGCATATCCtatttaaattatgaaattatttttaaggtGAGCATTAGGATTGAAATCGATTTGATTTCTTATAGGAAAAATTCATGTAAGGATTTCCATACAAGTTCCAAGTCTtgttttaaaagttattttagcTCATTAGGTCACTTGGCTATTGTATCCAGGGTGATTTTAAGCCTTAAGGGAAGGAGGGTCCATGTAAAGGCTATTTGATAGACATAAAGCAAGAGGCCATTCTTTGCATGGTAAAATCATAGAAGAATTAGTTGCTCTTGTTTCCAATCATCTATCTCCAACCCCTTTTCCAAATCTTGTGTTCATAATTTTCATCTTCCTCTCCCTCCAGCTTCTTTCTCCTCTATCTTCTAGAAAGTAACCAATACCTTTTAGGTTACATCAACCCCCTAAGTAAATGTCATAACTCATCTCCATGCCTCCTTCCAAAACACAACCCCAccatgagaaagagagagagagagagagagatgtaaacaACATGGGAAATCATAATAAGAAAGGAAAACTGACTTGTTGCTGCCACTTGTACTAGCtgcttattttaaatttctttctaTAGAGATATATACAATAGGCAACAGCACTGTAAGAACACTACAAAATGTGGACAGTCATGCACATACAAATgaattagaatcaaaattgaagtatgtcaaagagaaaaaggttATACCTCTCCAAATGCGCCCTTCCCTATCATCGTTAATGGCTCAAAATCATCAGCACCCATCTTGTGCCTTTGAAGTCGCATATATTCCGTTTCCTTTTTCTCCAAAAACTTTAGCAAGTTGTTCTGCTCTTCCTCAGAGACCTCAGCATCAGCCAACTTCTTTTCAAGTACATGGCGTCTGAGTTTTATTCAAGAACTAAAATACCATCACTCAAGGTTCTAAAAGCTTGATTACCTCAACAGCCACATTGatataataaaatcatttataaGGAAATTGGGTACTTTATAAGATAATAACTGGCCTAGAAGGAGGTGTGAAATCATTTATGGCCAATAACTTTATGCCAGCATTAGCTGTAAGCATTGACCATAGAGAATAAACAAGTGGCCATGTAAATTGCTCTTCTTGTTACAATATGCTTGTAGAAGAGGAGTTCAACAAATTGGGTCTTTTTGGTTTTCATGCAGACACATTACCAATCACTTATCACTTATTCATGGCCCATGGAAGGTAACTAGTATTCTCGTAAACTGAAGGAAAAGGTAGGGATGGactattcataataaaaaaacatcttCAATCCAACAGAAttgttgaaaaacaaaattgcattttttttttctctaatatgCCGACTCAAACATTCAAACATCATCAGCTCATTGTTATAAAAAGAAGCATTGAAATCCTACCGCTCCTTCCTCTCCTGCAGACTCTTCATCTGCTTCTTGTAGTGGTTTTCGATATACTGCTTTGCAGCAGCAACCTTTTGCTTTGTCACATTCGAAGGCACTTCCTCACTCGTCGGCACTTTCAACACCTCCTTCCCATTCCCTGTGGTTTCATTGCTCTTTGAAGGCTTTGACTTGTCTTTCGACTTGAACTTACTGAACCAACTCCTCATCTTCTCCATTTCTTTCAGTCAGCTAATACCTCACCTCAAAAATTCACACTTTCAAATGCACATTTTACTTCAACTCTACAAAAAAATTACAGTTTAAACATTTCATCGTCGATGCTGATGCATCATCCATCACCTAAGTGTCCAATGCATTTTCTctgtaattgaaaaaaaaaaaaaaaaaaggcaa
It encodes the following:
- the LOC126688622 gene encoding LOW QUALITY PROTEIN: uncharacterized protein LOC126688622 (The sequence of the model RefSeq protein was modified relative to this genomic sequence to represent the inferred CDS: deleted 1 base in 1 codon), whose product is MEKMRSWFSKFKSKDKSKPSKSNETTGNGKEVLKVPTSEEVPSNVTKQKVAAAKQYIENHYKKQMKSLQERKERRHVLEKKLADAEVSEEEQNNLLKFLEKKETEYMRLQRHKMGADDFEPLTMIGKGAFGEVRICREKATSHVYAMKKLKKSEMLRRGQVEHVKAERNLLAEVDSNCIVKLYCSFQDEEYLYLIMEYLPGGDMMTLLMRKDTLTEDEARFYVGETVLAIESIHKHNYIHRDIKPDNLLLDRHGHMKLSDFGLCKPLDCSNLQEKDFSLGNNLSGALQSDGRPVAPKRTQQEQLQHWQRNRRMLAYSTVGTPDYIAPEVLLKKGYGMECDWWSLGAIMYEMLVGYPPFYSDEPMSTCRKIVNWRTHLKFPEEAKLSPEAKDLISRLLCNVDQRLGTKGADEIKAHPWFKGIEWDKLYQMKAAFIPEVNDELDTQNFEKFEEADNQIQTSSKAGPWRKMLSSKDINFVGYTYKNFEIVNDHQLPGIAELKKKSTKTKRPSIKSLFDDESAKAASQTVQGSFMNLLPPKVEVPEKQDNPNKLH